Genomic window (Granulicella arctica):
CTTCAAGCTGCGGCACGATGTTGCGCGGGCGATCCGGAACTACCTTTCGGACGCGGGATTTCTTGAGATCGAGACGCCGTTCATGACGCGCTCGACCCCTGAAGGTGCGCGCGATTATCTTGTGCCGAGCCGTGTGCACGGTGGCAGCTTCTATGCGCTGCCGCAGTCACCCCAGATCTTCAAGCAGATCCTGATGATCTCGGGCTTCGATAAATACTTCCAGATTGCGCGGTGCTTCCGCGACGAGGATCTGCGGGCCGATCGGCAGCCGGAGTTTACCCAGATCGACCTTGAGATGACTTTTCCGCAGCAGGGATTGATCTTCAAGACGGTGGAAGGCTTTCTGGCGGCGGCTTTTGCTACGGCAGGGATTACGCTGCCGACTGAGTTTGTGCAGATGACCTATGACGAGGCGATCCGTAGCTACGGGATCGACAAGCCGGATATGCGGTTGCCCGCGATGGTTGATCTGAGCGGCGAACTGACTGCTGAGCTGCGCGAGACGTTGAAGATTGAACAGGGTCTGCCGGTGCTGGGGTTTGTGATTCCGGGTGTCGGGGTGTTGAGCGGAACTGCTCGGAAGGCGTTGCTCAGCGAGGTTCGCAGCGGCTTCGGCGAATCTGGTCTGGACCTGCTTGATGTGGCACGGCTTGGGACGAACCCGGACTTTGCACCGCTCGCGTCAGCTATCGATGCGAAGCTGGTGAGTGGTGCGGATGCTCCGCCCGCGTCGCCGGACAACCTGGTTATTGTGGTGACGCCGAAGCTTGGCACGCCTGCGATGTGGAACTACGATCCGCAGTGGATCTACAAGCGGGTTGGCGCGTTGCGGCTGCAGCTTGGGACGAAGTACGCCGCGCAGCACGGACGCTTTACGAAGACCGGCACTGCGGGGGACTACAAGTTTCTCTGGGTCACGGACTTTCCGATGTACGAGTGGGACGAGGAGGCGAAGGTCTGGAATGCGGCGCATCATCCGTTCACCTCGCCGCATGAAGAGGACATCAAGGCTGGGCGGCTGACGAGCGACAAGGGTGCGGTTCGCGCGCTGGCGTACGACATTGTGCTGAACGGGACTGAGCTTGGGTCGGGGTCGATCCGTATCCATCGGCAGGACGTGCAGGCTGAGATCTTCCGGTCGCTCGGCATGTCGGATGCAGAGGCGCATGAGCGATTCGGCTTTTTCCTCGACGCACTTGAATATGGCACGCCGCCGCACGGAGGCATCGCACTTGGACTGGATCGGATCGTCATGATCCTTGCCGGGGCGACGAGCCTGCGCGAGGTGATTGCCTTCCCGAAGACTGCTAAGGCGATTGATCTGATGGTGGATGCGCCGACGCCGGTGAGTGAGCAGCAGCTTAAAGAATTGAGCCTGCGGACGGTGATTCGCAGCTAAGTTTCAGACCTTTACCAGGGATAATGCGGATGACACAGATCGAGAGCTTTTCTTGATCGGTGTCCTCCGCTTTTTGCTGTGTTAGGCCTT
Coding sequences:
- the aspS gene encoding aspartate--tRNA ligase yields the protein MCGELRPEDSGADVVLMGWVNRRRDHGNLIFLDVRDRSGITQVVLDKEVSGEAHAKAEAARSEYVVAVKGKVRLRGAGLDNPNMATGLIEVVAAELLLLNESKTPPFSPAEDAIANEEVRLKYRYLDLRRVDMQKNFKLRHDVARAIRNYLSDAGFLEIETPFMTRSTPEGARDYLVPSRVHGGSFYALPQSPQIFKQILMISGFDKYFQIARCFRDEDLRADRQPEFTQIDLEMTFPQQGLIFKTVEGFLAAAFATAGITLPTEFVQMTYDEAIRSYGIDKPDMRLPAMVDLSGELTAELRETLKIEQGLPVLGFVIPGVGVLSGTARKALLSEVRSGFGESGLDLLDVARLGTNPDFAPLASAIDAKLVSGADAPPASPDNLVIVVTPKLGTPAMWNYDPQWIYKRVGALRLQLGTKYAAQHGRFTKTGTAGDYKFLWVTDFPMYEWDEEAKVWNAAHHPFTSPHEEDIKAGRLTSDKGAVRALAYDIVLNGTELGSGSIRIHRQDVQAEIFRSLGMSDAEAHERFGFFLDALEYGTPPHGGIALGLDRIVMILAGATSLREVIAFPKTAKAIDLMVDAPTPVSEQQLKELSLRTVIRS